Proteins from one Athalia rosae chromosome 8, iyAthRosa1.1, whole genome shotgun sequence genomic window:
- the LOC105683901 gene encoding glycine-rich cell wall structural protein-like: MILRVSLIVFVAATILRSFASAGGGGHGGHDHVVIHVPYKVKTIHHTHTITKHIHHGGGGGGGDKYEVLGYTVGHPIDLGGGGGHGGGHDFGGGGYDFGGGHGGGGFGGGHGGGSFGGSGHDFGGDYGGGWGGGQEEYGGGH; encoded by the exons ATGATCCTCCGCGTTTCG TTAATCGTCTTCGTCGCCGCAACGATACTCCGCAGCTTCGCTTCCGCCGGAGGCGGTGGACACGGTGGACA CGACCACGTGGTGATACACGTCCCCTACAAGGTCAAGACCATCCATCACACGCACACGATTACGAAGCACATTCACCACGGAGGcggcggaggtggaggtgaCAAGTACGAGGTCCTCGGCTACACCGTCGGTCATCCCATCGATCTCGGTGGCGGCGGGGGTCACGGTGGCGGACACGACTTCGGCGGGGGTGGCTACGACTTCGGCGGCGGTCACGGGGGCGGCGGTTTCGGCGGCGGTCACGGGGGCGGCAGCTTCGGGGGTTCCGGACACGACTTCGGCGGAGATTACGGCGGAGGATGGGGCGGTGGTCAAGAGGAATACGGCGGCGGACATTAA
- the LOC125502099 gene encoding uncharacterized protein LOC125502099: MRIAEVAFLLLMNRVLAGAGGGKHHVHFRIHVPDVIKHHIHTKTVFVHVHGGGGSKKTPPKKKETHHEQSHREDWNAWSSYGSHGGHDRNHHFESSGFKDHEQSTHPYAQLRHRAHLRLPVRPAGVGAPGPHRNPGEHRQEIRGNDENVEVDPRGTLRGGGDFVGYSYDPPRYESLIARVPGDLGGVTELPGNEIGEPYVESYEEGYRKGHRSQTGHLSSSDLNNFYDAKFEEADALEQGYDDESFDNHGIAAESTRDRQSSGDRGADPGYYGAGDGYLRAE; encoded by the exons ATG AGAATCGCGGAAGTGGCGTTTCTTCTCCTGATGAACCGGGTGCTCGCCGGTGCCGGGGGTGGAAAACATCA CGTGCACTTCAGGATCCACGTCCCCGACGTAATCAAGCATCACATCCACACGAAAACCGTGTTCGTCCACGTACACGGGGGCGGTGGGTCGAAAAAAACGCCACCCAAGAAGAAGGAAACGCACCACGAACAGAGTCACCGGGAGGACTGGAATGCCTGGAGTTCCTACGGGAGTCACGGGGGCCACGATCGGAATCACCACTTCGAGTCCTCGGGGTTCAAGGACCACGAGCAATCGACTCATCCTTACGCACAGCTGCGACATCGGGCGCACCTTCGCCTCCCCGTCCGTCCGGCGGGGGTCGGGGCACCTGGTCCGCATCGGAACCCGGGTGAACACCGCCAGGAAATTCGGGGCAACGATGAAAACGTGGAGGTCGATCCCCGCGGGACGTTGCGCGGAGGGGGCGATTTCGTCGGCTATTCGTACGATCCGCCGCGGTACGAGTCGTTGATAGCGCGCGTCCCCGGTGACCTCGGAGGGGTAACGGAGCTCCCCGGCAACGAGATAGGGGAGCCCTACGTGGAATCGTACGAGGAGGGCTACCGTAAGGGGCATCGCTCGCAGACGGGGCATCTCTCGTCGAGCGACCTCAACAACTTCTACGACGCCAAGTTCGAGGAGGCGGACGCGCTGGAGCAGGGATACGACGACGAGTCCTTCGACAACCACGGGATCGCCGCGGAGTCGACGAGGGATCGTCAGAGTTCCGGGGACCGGGGCGCCGATCCCGGTTATTACGGAGCGGGCGACGGCTACCTCCGGGCCGAGTGA